In Drosophila yakuba strain Tai18E2 chromosome X, Prin_Dyak_Tai18E2_2.1, whole genome shotgun sequence, a single genomic region encodes these proteins:
- the LOC6525409 gene encoding pyruvate dehydrogenase [acetyl-transferring]-phosphatase 1, mitochondrial, which produces MFKFVLNDAATYVRSNVREFSLNALRLLPQLPQLSPYDVNLVLRENEFVYNFPVDGVIRSYETNQLGSNSPCEDSRTEASLLHRNGFICGIFDGHAGASCGQVVSKRLLRYVSAATLPRQVLREQMKQGADSQSFLKCHNDNVDFVSEIKPIYEASFLKYIKQLTETPQRDVSSELVDAFLQLDDGLSQEALASSDVRTMSVALSGAVACLVHIEGLQMHVASTGDCGAVLGVLDPQTQQWQPKKLNIEHNAENMSEVRRILGEHPKEEQETVIRNGRLLSQLAPLRAFGDFRYKWSLDVMQQKVLPMFGEQAMAPNYYTPPYLTARPDVQQHELGPNDKFLVIASDGLWDFLSPSEVVSLVGEHINSKKILEPMRLPEGDTTLQQISDQLAERKAGLTRKPVDQNAATHLIRHALGATDYGIEHSKISYYLTLPKDVVRLYRDDITITVIYFNSEHIAQLHTEVDQTGVTAPVA; this is translated from the exons ATGTTCAAGTTCGTGCTGAACGACGCCGCCACCTACGTGCGATCCAATGTGCGGGAGTTCAGTCTGAATGCACTGCGCCTGCTGCCGCAACTGCCTCAATTGAGTCCATACGAT GTTAACCTAGTTCTAAGGGAGAACGAGTTCGTTTACAACTTCCCCGTGGACGGAGTCATCCGCAGCTATGAAACAAATCAGCTGGGATCCAACTCGCCCTGCGAGGATTCCCGCACGGAGGCCAGTTTGCTGCACCGCAATGGCTTCATTTGTGGCATCTTCGACGGCCATGCGGGAGCATCCTGTGGCCAAGTGGTGTCCAAGCGACTGCTGCGCTATGTTTCGGCGGCCACCTTGCCACGCCAGGTGCTTCGGGAGCAGATGAAGCAGGGTGCCGATAGCCAGTCGTTCCTTAAATGCCACAACGACAACGTGGACTTCGTTAGCGAGATCAAGCCCATTTACGAGGCCAGTTTCCTCAAGTACATCAAGCAATTGACGGAGACACCGCAGCGTGATGTGTCCAGTGAACTGGTCGACGCCTTCCTCCAGCTGGACGACGGGCTTTCCCAGGAGGCTCTGGCCAGCAGCGATGTGCGCACCATGAGCGTTGCACTTTCTG GTGCCGTTGCCTGTTTGGTTCACATTGAGGGACTGCAGATGCACGTGGCCAGCACTGGTGACTGTGGCGCCGTGTTGGGCGTCCTCGATCCCCAGAcgcagcagtggcagccaaAGAAGCTCAACATCGAGCACAATGCCGAAAATATGTCTGAGGTGCGTCGCATTCTGGGCGAGCATCccaaggaggagcaggagacGGTGATCCGAAATGGCAGACTGCTCAGCCAGCTGGCGCCGTTGCGTGCCTTTGGGGACTTTCGCTACAAGTGGTCCCTGGACGTAATGCAGCAGAAGGTGCTGCCGATGTTCGGCGAGCAGGCAATGGCGCCGAATTACTACACGCCACCGTACCTAACCGCCCGCCCCGATGTCCAGCAACACGAATTGGGGCCCAACGATAAGTTTCTAGTCATCGCCAGCGACGGCCTGTGGGATTTCCTATCGCCCAGCGAGGTGGTCAGCTTGGTGGGGGAGCACATCAACTCCAAAAAGATCCTCGAACCGATGCGCCTGCCGGAAGGCGACACAACGCTGCAGCAAATCTCCGATCAGCTGGCCGAGAGGAA GGCTGGTCTCACCCGCAAACCCGTGGATCAGAACGCGGCCACGCATCTCATTCGGCATGCATTGGGCGCCACCGACTATGGGATTGAGCACTCCAAGATCTCGTACTATTTGACGCTGCCCAAGGACGTGGTGCGTCTGTATCGCGACGACATCACAATCACTGTCATCTACTTTAACTCGGAGCACATTGCCCAGCTGCACACCGAGGTGGATCAAACGGGGGTCACTGCGCCGGTAGCGTGA
- the LOC6525410 gene encoding lateral signaling target protein 2 homolog: MSSSTSERKRYHKDNAPTDDILTLINLVRQNPALYNYKLQPNQRRRSDVLNGWQEVAQQIGNKYTVQEVRRKWKNLRDTFHQYRLRTPKYIEGRLSKWRYAKELDFLSTVYQPKLKSHRNTQSSYETSGGGGGGGGVGGANSTSLPIGAMLHLKQHVDDDDDEVVDDDGQSDHDTATLSSHHGASQITLVSDEAETFILTAYEEGVSDDTVSQHHHHHHHGHHQQQHHHQPHHHHHHHHQSQHDGSISSIELSQIAHDDDVVDDVDDDDDVVDHDGQMDIVKHELDEDGATGAEVDYEEVCLYEEASGAHVDCEMGVGDAVDGGSDVTHGKGFHYIDAHEFCISDIESQTVRSSQHQFTTSGGSGNASNSVLAGGTVVADGKLKNLTLVTTTSTAAGGGGSTNRHDSSVSTQQISLVDVTEATSTSVTISSTPAISLNAATVTTTPAAALCNTTSFTSTPTATILQLPSLSCGSGQPLAVSAAASSSNNLIKEDELHQQQQVAQALAKRDELDLFFDFLKKKMQCFSKTQITQIQMEFLNCVSRQEAAEQDGKD; this comes from the exons atGTCCTCGTCGACGTCAGAGCGCAAGCGCTACCACAAGGACAACGCGCCCACGGATGACATCCTTACGCTGATCAATCTGGTGCGCCAGAATCCGGCCCTCTACAACTACAAACTGCAGCCGAACCAGCGACGTCGCTCAGATGTCCTCAACGGTTGGCAGGAGGTCGCCCAGCAGATAGGAA ACAAGTACACGGTGCAGGAGGTGCGTCGCAAGTGGAAGAATCTGCGGGACACGTTCCACCAGTACCGTCTCCGCACGCCCAAGTACATCGAGGGCCGGCTGTCCAAGTGGCGGTACGCCAAAGAGCTGGACTTCCTGTCGACGGTGTACCAGCCCAAGCTCAAATCGCACCGCAACACGCAGAGCAGCTATGAGACGAGTggtggaggcggcggcggtggaggcgtTGGTGGCGCTAATAGCACCAGTTTGCCCATTGGAGCGATGCTGCATTTGAAACAGCACGTggacgatgatgacgacgaggtGGTGGACGATGATGGACAGTCGGATCACGATACCGCCACACTTTCCTCGCATCACGGCGCCTCGCAGATCACGCTGGTCAGCGATGAGGCGGAGACCTTCATCCTGACCGCCTACGAGGAGGGCGTTTCGGATGACACTGTATcgcagcaccaccatcaccatcatcatggccatcaccagcagcagcatcaccacCAGCcgcatcaccatcaccaccatcatcatcagtcGCAGCACGACGGCAGCATCTCCAGCATTGAGCTCTCCCAGATTGCCCACGACGACGATGTGGTCGATGATGtcgatgacgacgatgatgtCGTCGACCACGACGGTCAGATGGACATTGTGAAGCACGAACTGGACGAGGATGGCGCCACCGGCGCCGAGGTCGATTACGAGGAGGTGTGCCTGTACGAGGAGGCTAGCGGTGCACATGTGGATTGCGAAATGGGTGTGGGCGACGCCGTGGACGGCGGTAGCGATGTTACCCACGGCAAGGGTTTCCACTACATCGATGCCCACGAGTTTTGCATATCGGACATTGAGTCGCAGACAGTTCGCTCCAGCCAGCATCAGTTCACGACCAGCGGTGGCTCGGGCAATGCCTCGAATAGTGTCCTGGCCGGTGGAACTGTGGTGGCCGATGGCAAGCTAAAGAATCTCACACTGGTCACCACCACATCTACAGCGGCTGGGGGCGGTGGATCAACAAATCGTCATGATTCTTCGGTGTCAACGCAGCAGATTTCCCTGGTGGATGTAACCGAGGCGACCAGTACCAGTGTGACGATTTCCAGCACGCCGGCCATTTCTCTAAATGCTGCCACCGTGACCAcaacgccagcagcagcgctgTGCAACACCACATCCTTCACATCCACGCCGACGGCCACGATCCTTCAGTTGCCCTCCCTGAGCTGCGGATCTGGCCAGCCATTGGCCGTTAGTGCGGCGGCCAGCAGCTCTAACAATCTCATCAAGGAGGACGAGCtgcaccaacagcagcaggtgGCACAGGCACTGGCCAAGCGTGATGAGCTTGATCTGTTCTTTGACTTTCTCAAAAAGAAGATGCAGTGCTTCAGCAAGACACAGATCACGCAAATTCAGATGGAGTTCCTCAACTGTGTCAGTCGGCAGGAGGCGGCCGAGCAGGATGGCAAGGATTAG
- the LOC6525411 gene encoding negative elongation factor B, with translation MIMSTPAKNNNGTGLEDVNIPGQAYLREALTSCTDPLKAIESFQLENGVLLPSLRPMLPLLDLHGVRRLDFHTSLMEELRDKLIAHINEMGQKEPRERDKKLKELLVKSFPVVRVKSLRPVVMAILRNTQHIDDKYLKILVRDRELYADTDTEVKRQIWRDNQSLFGDEVSPLLSQYIREKEHILFDHTNLNNLFFQPTPKVRRQGEVVQKLANMIGTSVKLYDMVLQFLRTLFLRTRNVHYCTLRAELLMALHDLEVQEIISIDPCHKFTWCLDACIREKNVDIKRSRELQGFLDNIKRGQEQVLGDLSMTLCDPYAINFLATSAIKILHHLINNEGMPRDNQILILLLRMLALGLSAWVMIDSQDFKEPKLDCQVVTKFLPALMSLMVDDQCRSLHAKLPPDERESALTTIEHSGPAPDAVEAYIQESSVASILAMYYTLHTARLKDRVGVLRVLAILSACKDDRAYEDPFLHSLIALLIPMSEEFATEDFCTTLFDEFIFAGLTRENVTSRHMLKLLWYVHNKLPAGRLATLMKAMQPTTAHNEHIHKLYETLQERIGTGAAETPVIEAPPMEFDSPLKSVPTPGPHYNVQ, from the exons ATGATAATGAGCACACCGGCGAAAAATAACAATGGAACTGGACTGGAGGACGTGAATATACCAGGTCAGGCCTACTTGCGCGAAGCCCTGACCTCCTGCACTGATCCCTTGAAGGCCATCGAGAGTTTCCAG CTTGAGAATGGTGTACTGTTGCCTTCATTGCGCCCCATGTTGCCTTTACTCGATTTGCACGGTGTGCGCCGCCTGGACTTCCATACCTCGCTGATGGAGGAGCTGCGCGACAAGCTGATAGCTCACATCAACGAGATGGGCCAAAAGGAGCCCCGGGAGCGGGACAAGAAGCTGAAGGAGCTGCTCGTTAAGAGCTTCCCCGTCGTTCGGGTCAAGTCACTGCGTCCCGTGGTCATGGCCATACTTAGGAATACCCAGCACATCGATGACAAGTACCTAAAAATCCTCGTGAGGGATCGTGAACTGTATGCGGACACGGATACGGAAGTTAAGCGGCAGATATGGCGTGATAATCAATCGCTATTTGGTGACGAGGTGTCACCTCTGCTCTCACAATATATTCGCGAGAAGGAGCACATCCTGTTCGATCACACCAACCTGAATAATCTGTTCTTCCAGCCAACGCCCAAGGTGCGAAGGCAGGGTGAAGTGGTCcaaaagttggccaacatGATTGGCACAAGTGTCAAGCTGTACGATATGGTGCTGCAGTTCCTGCGCACTCTATTCCTGCGCACCCGCAATGTCCACTATTGCACACTGCGTGCAGAGCTACTGATGGCCTTACACGATCTCGAGGTGCAGGAGATCATCTCTATAGATCCCTGTCACAAGTTCACCTGGTGCTTGGACGCCTGTATAAGGGAGAAGAATGTGGACATTAAACGTTCGCGGGAGCTCCAGGGATTTCTGGACAACATCAAGCGCGGCCAGGAGCAGGTTTTGGGTGATCTATCCATGACTTTGTGCGATCCGTATGCCATCAACTTTCTGGCCACGTCGGCCATCAAGATATTGCATCACTTGATCAACAACGAGGGCATGCCGCGTGACAATCAGATACTCATCCTGCTGCTGAGGATGTTGGCCTTGGGTTTAAGTGCCTGGGTGATGATCGATTCGCAGGACTTTAAGGAGCCCAAACTGGACTGCCAGGTGGTCACCAAGTTTTTGCCCGCCCTCATGTCCCTAATGGTAGACGACCAGTGCCGCAGCTTGCACGCCAAACTACCGCCGGACGAGCGTGAGTCTGCGCTGACCACCATTGAGCATTCGGGACCAGCGCCGGATGCCGTGGAGGCGTACATTCAGGAGAGTTCCGTGGCCAGCATATTGGCCATGTACTATACGCTGCACACGGCACGCCTGAAGGATCGCGTTGGTGTGCTGCGCGTTCTGGCCATTCTGTCCGCCTGTAAGGACGACCGCGCGTACGAGGATCCCTTCCTGCATTCTCTG ATTGCCCTACTCATACCCATGAGCGAGGAGTTTGCCACGGAGGACTTCTGCACCACGCTCTTCGACGAGTTCATATTTGCCGGACTGACGCGCGAGAATGTGACCTCGCGTCACATGCTGAAACTGCTGTGGTATGTGCACAATAAGCTGCCCGCCGGTCGTTTGGCCACATTGATGAAGGCCATGCAGCCGACGACGGCCCACAACGAGCACATTCACAAGTTGTACGAAACGCTGCAGGAGAGGATCGGAACCGGGGCGGCGGAGACGCCGGTTATTGAGGCGCCGCCCATGGAATTCGATTCGCCGCTTAAGAGCGTGCCCACGCCAGGACCGCACTATAATGTCCAATAG
- the LOC6525412 gene encoding protein HIRA homolog — MRLLKPAWVHHDDKQIFSVDIHQDCTKFATGGQGSDCGRVVIWNLLPVLSDKAECDADVPKMLCQMDQHLACVNCVRWSQNGQNLASGSDDKLIMIWRKSAGSSGVFGTGGMQKNHESWKCFYTLRGHDGDVLDLAWSPNDVYLASCSIDNTVIIWDAQAFPHSVATLKGHTGLVKGVSWDPLGRFLASQSDDRSIKIWNTMDWNLSHTITEPFEECGGTTHILRLSWSPDGQYLVSAHAMNGGGPTAQIIEREGWKCDKDFVGHRKAVTCVRFHNSILRRQDNDGSPSKPLQYCCLAVGSRDRSLSVWMTALQRPMIVIHELFNDSILDLSWGPKECLLMACSGDGSIACLKFTEEELGKAISEDEKNAIIRKMYGQNYVNGLGKHAPLLEHPQRLLLPQGDKPTKFPLNNNSEANQRPISKQTETRTKDGKRRITPMFIPLHEDGPTSLSMNIVSSSGSAATALTSCSAAAGAVSSAAPTESAATPLMPLEPLVSKSDLGRLDSRLKTQPASQRRQSLPFDPGQTNELPRSPRLEEHQSSTSGPSNLNVTATGKSEFVKAALDYRLHVSNGHLKTQHGMLAKVTASDSKEMLWEFYVGSPLVNLNLCGKYAMLCSLDGSMRLISMETGCPVFPAISLTSSAVHCAFSPDNSLVGVLTECGLLRIWDIAKKVISLAAGCLELLNKHGTAVQFSVTNQGMPLIGFPSGNSYSYSTSLQSWLVLATKDAIMYHGIRGTLPRDMDQMQQKFPLLSMQASSQNYFSFTGSMELRHSESWQQSAKIRFIENQIKLCEALQSLDELQHWHKMLTFQLATHGSEKRMRVFLDDLLSMPEPGLSQFVPKLELMQCVLDTLKPHSEWNRLHSEYAELLRECKSERQKDIFATPAPPQPKAASSAGSSPRSGAIGDEATGEEVAEKDGATAVAAAGGSGSPAAVTTGTSTTTTTRTSSSLSSSGSSSSTSGSGSSSSSSSSSSLSVPQPAPSLSPEIQTLDSPTVCIDDELLSASSSLPPLDTSPVEVSPASTSGGAASTSPAASVAGSAPVSSAKAAETEQT, encoded by the exons ATGCGGCTCCTTAAGCCGGCTTGGGTGCATCACGATG ACAAACAGATATTCTCGGTGGATATCCATCAGGATTGCACGAAATTCGCCACTGGCGGCCAGGGCAGCGATTGCGGACGAGTGGTCATCTGGAATCTGCTGCCGGTGCTCTCCGACAAGGCGGAATGCGATGCGGACGTACCGAAGATGTTGTGCCAAATGGACCAGCATTTGGCCTGTGTCAACTGCGTGCGCTGGTCGCAGAATGGTCAGAATCTGGCCTCGGGATCCGACGATAAGCTCATCATGATCTGGCGCAAGTCTGCCGGTTCGAGTGGTGTTTTCGGCACCGGCGGCATGCAAAAGAATCACGAATCGTGGAAATGCTTCTACACACTGCGCGGTCATGATGGCGATGTTCTCGATTTGGCCTGGTCACCCAACGATGTCTATTTGGCCAGCTGCAGCATTGACAACACGGTGATCATCTGGGATGCCCAGGCATTTCCACATTCGGTGGCCACCCTAAAAGGACACACGGGTCTGGTGAAGGGCGTCTCCTGGGATCCGTTGGGTCGCTTTTTGGCCTCACAATCGGATGATCGGAGCATCAAGATCTGGAACACCATGGACTGGAATCTGTCGCACACGATAACCGAACCGTTCGAGGAGTGCGGCGGTACAACGCATATCTTGAGACTGTCCTGGTCACCGGATGGCCAGTATTTGGTGTCCGCACATGCGATGAATGGCGGCGGACCCACCGCGCAGATTATTGAGCGTGAGGGCTGGAAGTGCGATAAGGATTTCGTGGGTCATCGCAAGGCGGTTACGTGCGTTAGGTTTCACAATTCGATACTGAGGCGGCAGGATAACGATGGCAGTCCCAGCAAACCCTTGCAATACTGCTGCCTGGCTGTGGGCTCGCGCGATCGTTCGCTATCCGTTTGGATGACCGCCCTGCAGCGACCCATGATTGTCATCCATGAGCTGTTCAACGATAGCATACTCGATTTGTCGTGGGGCCCCAAGGAATGCCTGCTGATGGCCTGCAGTGGAGATGGCAGCATAGCCTGCCTAAAGTTCACCGAAGAGGAACTTGGCAAGGCCATTTCCGAGGATGAAAAGAATGCCATTATACGCAAGATGTATGGCCAGAACTATGTCAATGGTCTGGGCAAGCATGCACCGCTCTTGGAGCATCCGCAGAGATTGCTGCTGCCTCAGGGCGACAAGCCCACTAAATTCCCGCTCAATAACAACAGCGAGGCCAACCAGCGACCCATAAGCAAGCAAACGGAAACGAGGACAAAGGATGGCAAACGCAGAATCACTCCCATGTTTATACCTCTCCACGAAGATGGACCCACATCGCTGAGCATGAACATAGTGTCTAGCAGTGGATCGGCCGCAACAGCTTTAACTTCTTGCTCGGCAGCAGCCGGAGCGGTCTCGTCTGCTGCTCCAACGGAGAGCGCTGCCACGCCGTTGATGCCACTGGAGCCATTGGTTAGTAAATCGGATCTGGGTCGCTTGGATTCCAGATTGAAAACCCAACCTGCCAGCCAGCGCCGTCAATCACTGCCCTTTGATCCCGGCCAGACCAATGAGTTGCCACGCTCTCCACGGCTTGAGGAGCACCAAAGTAGCACCAGTGGTCCCAGCAATCTCAATGTAACGGCCACCGGAAAGAGTGAGTTCGTTAAGGCCGCTCTGGACTATCGTCTGCATGTCTCGAATGGCCATCTAAAGACACAACACGGTATGCTGGCCAAGGTGACTGCATCGGATTCGAAGGAAATGCTTTGGGAATTCTACGTTGGATCTCCGCTGGTCAATCTGAATCTGTGTGGAAAGTACGCCATGCTGTGCTCTCTGGATGGGAGCATGCGACTAATTTCCATGGAGACAGGCTGTCCAGTCTTTCCCGCCATCTCGCTGACCAGTTCGGCAGTGCATTGCGCCTTT AGTCCGGACAACAGTTTGGTGGGTGTGCTGACCGAGTGCGGATTGCTGCGGATATGGGATATCGCCAAGAAGGTCATCAGCCTGGCGGCCGGCTGCCTGGAGCTGCTAAACAAGCATGGCACGGCCGTGCAGTTCTCGGTTACGAATCAGGGAATGCCCTTGATTGGTTTTCCCAGTGGCAACTCGTATTCGTACTCAACGAGCCTGCAATCGTGGCTGGTGCTGGCCACCAAGGATGCGATCATGTACCATGGAATTAGGGGCACTCTGCCCAGGGACATGGACCAAATGCAGCAGAAGTTTCCGCTCCTCAGCATGCAGGCGAGCAGTCAGAATTACTTTAGTTTCACTGGTAGCATGGAGTT gAGGCATTCGGAGAGCTGGCAGCAGAGCGCAAAAATCAGGTTCATCGAAAACCAGATCAAGTTGTGCGAGGCGCTCCAGTCGCTGGATGAACTGCAGCACTGGCACAAGATGCTCACGTTCCAGCTGGCCACCCACGGCTCCGAGAAGCGGATGCGTGTGTTCCTGGACGATCTGCTCAGCATGCCGGAGCCGGGATTATCACAG TTCGTGCCAAAGTTGGAGTTAATGCAGTGCGTTCTGGATACGCTGAAGCCACATTCCGAATGGAATCGCCTGCACTCGGAGTACGCAGAGCTGCTAAGGGAGTGCAAGTCGGAGAGGCAAAAGGATATCTTTGCCACACCCGCTCCGCCACAGCCGAAAGCGGCCTCTTCAGCGGGCTCATCTCCCAGATCAGGCGCCATCGGAGATGAGGCAACCGGTGAGGAGGTCGCAGAAAAAGATGGTGCAACAGCAgtagctgctgctggtggatCGGGATCACCAGCGGCTGTGACAACCGGCACAAGCACTACGACGACCACCAGAACCAGCAGCTCACTTTCTTCATCAGGTTCATCATCGTCAACCTCCGGTTCCGGTTCGtcctcatcgtcatcgtcctcGTCATCGCTGTCTGTGCCACAGCCTGCACCTAGTCTCTCGCCAGAGATACAAACTCTAGACTCGCCCACCGTCTGCATAGATGATGAGCTTCTGTCGGCCTCATCTTCACTACCTCCGTTGGATACCTCTCCCGTGGAAGTATCGCCAGCGTCCACGTCCGGTGGGGCTGCTTCCACATCTCCTGCCGCCTCCGTAGCGGGATCTGCTCCAGTTTCCAGTGCCAAAGCCGCTGAAACAGAGCAGACATGA